Proteins encoded within one genomic window of Jiangella mangrovi:
- a CDS encoding LacI family DNA-binding transcriptional regulator, with amino-acid sequence MSVTLADIARATGLSASTVSRALSDPDKVNPRTRDRVRKIAQDMGYVPNQVARSLTSGRNDLIGLIVPDIANPFFPPIIKAVQARASAKGKTVLIADVDEHASDEIQRARVMRKRVDGLVVVSPRTPDDRLDQLAELRPIVFVNREVKGAASVIIEDSEGMREAVEHLTALGHRRVGYLNGPRRSWSNTQRQNAVREACAAHGVDLVEFGPFEPQIQAGVRAADLVHASDVTAVIAYDDMIALGLMARLNERGVRVGPDISVIGIDDSPMSGMAYPTLTSIHVPGSEAGARAVDIVLDLADTAGEAEPAVVQLETRLIVRSSTSPVRDR; translated from the coding sequence ATGAGCGTCACGCTCGCCGACATCGCGCGGGCCACCGGCCTGTCCGCCTCCACGGTCTCGCGCGCGCTGTCCGACCCCGACAAGGTCAACCCGCGCACCCGCGACCGCGTGCGCAAGATCGCCCAGGACATGGGCTACGTGCCGAACCAGGTGGCGCGCTCGCTCACGTCGGGCCGCAACGACCTCATCGGGCTGATCGTGCCCGACATCGCCAACCCGTTCTTCCCGCCGATCATCAAGGCCGTGCAGGCACGTGCCAGCGCCAAGGGCAAGACCGTCCTGATCGCCGACGTCGACGAGCATGCGTCCGACGAGATCCAGCGCGCCCGCGTCATGCGCAAGCGGGTCGACGGCCTGGTCGTCGTGTCGCCGCGCACCCCCGACGACCGCCTCGACCAGCTCGCCGAACTGCGGCCCATCGTGTTCGTGAACCGCGAGGTCAAGGGCGCAGCCAGCGTGATCATCGAGGACTCCGAGGGCATGCGCGAGGCGGTCGAGCACCTCACCGCGCTCGGCCACCGCCGGGTCGGCTACCTCAACGGCCCGCGCCGCTCGTGGTCGAACACCCAGCGGCAGAACGCGGTCCGCGAGGCGTGCGCCGCCCACGGCGTCGACCTCGTCGAGTTCGGCCCGTTCGAGCCGCAGATCCAGGCCGGCGTGCGCGCCGCCGACCTCGTCCACGCCTCCGACGTCACCGCCGTCATCGCCTACGACGACATGATCGCGCTGGGCCTCATGGCGCGGCTGAACGAGCGCGGCGTGCGGGTCGGCCCGGACATCAGCGTCATCGGCATCGACGACAGCCCGATGTCCGGCATGGCCTACCCGACGCTCACCTCGATCCACGTGCCGGGCTCCGAGGCCGGTGCCCGCGCCGTCGACATCGTCCTCGACCTCGCCGACACCGCGGGCGAGGCCGAACCCGCCGTCGTCCAGCTGGAGACCCGGCTGATCGTGCGCAGCTCGACCAGCC